In Deinococcus maricopensis DSM 21211, one genomic interval encodes:
- a CDS encoding sensor domain-containing diguanylate cyclase has protein sequence MTAAPLPPDESARLLDLARYGILDTDREETFERITRLAARLLRVPVVALNFVDADRQWAKAGVGLDGPEVPRAHSFCAWAILQDAPMVIPDATIDPNFQHNPLVTGAPHIHTYAGAPLITSSGQRIGTLCIADDAPHPLTDDDLTVLQDLAALAMTELELRARNAELARTLNAHAERAEDLQQQLAHAHTLDAVNALADLTLAPDEVALRASALLGSAIDAEWTGLLTFQGDTVRAHTAYLRPGVPAELLALTEHLGRPGGMTLPLRHLSTPAYMDEYGTHPQACAEVIAAGVQALAWLPLGMFGGVTFLLVAVRARETRRVPWRTSDRALLEAAARSVRAALQRREVLAAVALDARQDSLTGILNRRAFDEDLAGVAAPFTLAMVDLDGFKALNDAEGHAAGDRALRVFATALQAELPDERVYRLGGDEFVVRLMGSWTEDEVLEHVDVAVLAAGSVTRSRLGASVGVATGGHADAPAAVLQIADERMYATKRRRRALQTVGR, from the coding sequence ATGACGGCCGCGCCGCTGCCCCCTGACGAATCCGCGCGCCTCCTGGACCTCGCACGGTACGGCATCCTCGACACGGACCGCGAGGAGACGTTCGAGCGCATCACGCGCCTCGCGGCGCGGCTGCTGCGCGTGCCAGTCGTCGCGCTGAACTTCGTGGACGCCGACCGGCAGTGGGCGAAAGCCGGGGTGGGCCTGGACGGTCCGGAGGTGCCGCGCGCGCACTCGTTCTGCGCGTGGGCGATCCTGCAGGACGCCCCCATGGTCATCCCGGACGCCACCATCGACCCGAACTTCCAGCACAACCCGCTCGTCACGGGCGCGCCGCACATCCATACGTACGCGGGCGCGCCGCTCATCACGAGCAGCGGGCAGCGCATCGGGACGCTGTGCATCGCGGACGACGCTCCGCACCCCCTCACGGACGACGACCTGACGGTCCTGCAGGACCTCGCGGCGCTCGCCATGACGGAACTGGAGTTGCGGGCCCGCAACGCGGAACTCGCCCGCACCCTGAACGCGCACGCGGAGCGCGCCGAGGACCTGCAGCAGCAGCTCGCGCACGCCCACACCCTCGACGCCGTGAACGCCCTCGCGGACCTGACGCTCGCGCCCGACGAGGTGGCGCTGCGCGCGTCCGCGCTGCTCGGCTCCGCCATCGACGCGGAATGGACCGGCCTGCTGACCTTCCAGGGGGACACCGTGCGGGCGCACACGGCGTACCTCCGTCCGGGCGTCCCCGCGGAACTGCTCGCCCTCACGGAGCACCTCGGTCGGCCGGGCGGGATGACGCTGCCGCTGCGGCACCTGTCCACGCCGGCATACATGGACGAGTACGGCACGCACCCGCAGGCGTGCGCGGAAGTGATCGCGGCGGGCGTGCAGGCGCTCGCGTGGCTGCCGCTCGGGATGTTTGGCGGCGTGACCTTCCTGCTGGTGGCGGTCCGCGCGCGCGAGACGCGGCGCGTGCCGTGGCGCACCAGCGATCGCGCCCTCCTGGAAGCGGCCGCGCGCAGTGTCCGCGCGGCCCTGCAGCGCCGTGAGGTCCTCGCGGCGGTCGCCCTGGATGCCCGGCAGGACAGCCTGACCGGCATCCTGAACCGCCGCGCGTTCGACGAGGACCTCGCGGGCGTCGCCGCGCCGTTCACGCTGGCGATGGTGGACCTCGACGGTTTCAAGGCCCTGAACGACGCCGAAGGGCACGCTGCCGGGGACCGCGCGCTGCGGGTGTTCGCCACGGCGCTGCAGGCGGAACTGCCGGACGAGCGCGTGTACCGCCTGGGCGGCGACGAATTCGTGGTGCGTCTGATGGGCTCCTGGACAGAGGATGAGGTGCTGGAGCACGTGGACGTGGCCGTGCTCGCGGCAGGTTCCGTGACGCGTTCGCGGCTGGGCGCGTCGGTGGGCGTAGCGACGGGCGGGCACGCCGACGCGCCCGCCGCGGTCCTCCAGATTGCCGATGAGCGGATGTACGCCACGAAACGCCGCCGTCGGGCCCTGCAGACCGTCGGCCGCTGA
- a CDS encoding MFS transporter, which produces MPPALLALAISAFAIGTTEFVIVGLLNTIVADLHTTIPTTGLLVSGYALGVAVGAPILTALTGRLPRKSLLMSLMALFTAANVLAAFADHFTLLLAARLLSAVAHGVFFAIGSTIAAGLVTPEKRASAIATMFAGLTLATALGVPAGTWIGQQLGWRATFWVIAALGALAVAATSTLLPCDLPRSAPARLTDQANVLIHPRLLLVFAMTALGYGGTFVTFTYLGSVLEHLTGFSADMVSVLLLVYGVAIALGNVLGGRVADRHPVRALTALFLAQAAVLLAFTFTAPHAVPAVITLFLMGALAFANVPGLQVYVVQLATRFTPGGVDVASALNIAAFNLGIALGAFVGGLIVQSPLGLGATPWVGAVFVTGGLLLTLLSGRLDRHRAAPAATD; this is translated from the coding sequence ATGCCCCCCGCACTCCTCGCCCTCGCCATCAGCGCCTTCGCCATCGGGACCACCGAATTCGTCATTGTCGGCCTGCTCAACACCATCGTCGCCGACCTCCACACCACCATCCCCACCACCGGCCTCCTCGTCAGCGGTTACGCCCTCGGCGTCGCCGTCGGCGCCCCCATCCTCACCGCCCTCACCGGACGCCTCCCCCGCAAAAGCCTCCTCATGAGTCTCATGGCCCTCTTCACCGCCGCGAACGTCCTCGCCGCATTCGCCGACCACTTCACGCTCCTCCTCGCCGCCCGCCTCCTCAGCGCCGTCGCGCACGGCGTCTTCTTCGCCATCGGCAGCACCATCGCCGCCGGCCTCGTCACGCCCGAAAAGCGCGCCAGCGCCATCGCCACGATGTTCGCCGGCCTCACCCTCGCCACCGCCCTCGGCGTCCCGGCCGGCACCTGGATCGGCCAGCAACTCGGGTGGCGCGCCACCTTCTGGGTCATCGCCGCCCTCGGCGCCCTCGCCGTCGCCGCCACCAGTACCCTGCTCCCCTGCGACCTCCCCCGCAGCGCCCCCGCGCGCCTCACCGACCAGGCGAACGTCCTCATCCACCCCCGCCTGCTGCTCGTCTTCGCCATGACCGCCCTCGGGTACGGCGGCACCTTCGTCACCTTCACCTACCTCGGCAGCGTGCTGGAGCACCTCACCGGATTCAGCGCCGACATGGTCAGCGTCCTCCTGCTCGTGTACGGCGTGGCCATTGCCCTTGGCAACGTCCTCGGCGGACGCGTCGCCGACCGCCACCCCGTCCGGGCCCTCACCGCGCTGTTCCTTGCGCAGGCCGCCGTCCTTCTGGCCTTCACCTTCACCGCGCCGCACGCCGTTCCCGCCGTCATCACCCTCTTCCTCATGGGCGCCCTCGCGTTCGCGAACGTCCCCGGCCTGCAGGTGTACGTCGTGCAGCTCGCCACGCGGTTCACGCCCGGCGGCGTGGACGTCGCCAGCGCCCTCAACATCGCCGCGTTCAACCTCGGCATTGCCCTCGGCGCGTTCGTGGGTGGGCTGATCGTGCAGAGTCCCCTCGGCCTGGGGGCGACGCCCTGGGTTGGCGCCGTGTTCGTCACGGGCGGCCTGCTGCTCACCCTGCTGAGCGGCCGGCTGGACCGCCACCGCGCCGCCCCAGCCGCCACCGACTGA
- a CDS encoding MarR family winged helix-turn-helix transcriptional regulator, producing MTAPTDLEQRWQTLDQEWQTVNRALEHALQQHHNLSVSEYKVLAALEAKPDHHHRMQVLADLAGLSQSATTRLVARLEAQDCGLLARYLCDTDRRGVYTEITPAGLTKLARARATLQHTLEALWTPSTATPHD from the coding sequence ATGACCGCCCCCACAGACCTCGAACAACGCTGGCAGACCCTCGACCAGGAGTGGCAGACCGTCAACCGCGCTCTTGAACACGCGCTCCAGCAGCACCACAATCTCAGCGTCAGCGAATACAAGGTCCTGGCGGCCCTCGAAGCCAAACCCGACCATCACCACCGCATGCAGGTCCTCGCAGATCTCGCCGGTCTCTCCCAGAGCGCCACCACCCGGCTTGTCGCCCGCCTCGAAGCCCAGGACTGCGGCCTGCTCGCCCGGTACCTCTGCGACACCGACCGCCGCGGCGTCTACACCGAAATCACGCCCGCCGGCCTGACCAAACTCGCCCGCGCGCGCGCGACGCTCCAGCACACTCTGGAAGCCCTCTGGACCCCCAGCACCGCCACACCACACGACTAA
- a CDS encoding cation diffusion facilitator family transporter, with product MAHDHHGHSHAPTHYGRAFAIGITLNVGFVLLELTYGLLSHSLALIADAGHNASDVLGLIIAWTAHTLSRRRPTTHYTYGLRRTSILASLTNAVLLLIAVGAILVEAARRFTAPAPVEGGTVIWVAAVGILINAATAALFASGRKGDLNLRGAYQHMLADAAVSLAVVVAGALIAWTHWAWLDPVISVIVALVILAGTWGLLRDSVNLALDAVPEGIDLNAVRQHLLTLPGVTAVHDLHVWGMSTTETALTAHLIMPGGAPDDAFYAAAQHDLHERFGIEHPTLQVERGTATCRFTPDEVV from the coding sequence ATGGCCCACGACCACCACGGACACAGCCACGCCCCCACCCACTACGGCCGAGCCTTCGCCATCGGCATCACCCTGAACGTCGGCTTCGTCCTGCTGGAACTCACGTACGGCCTCCTCTCCCACTCCCTCGCCCTCATCGCCGACGCCGGCCACAACGCCAGTGACGTCCTCGGCCTCATCATCGCCTGGACCGCGCACACCCTCAGCCGACGCCGCCCCACCACGCACTACACCTACGGCCTGCGGCGCACCAGCATCCTCGCGTCCCTCACGAACGCCGTCCTGCTGCTCATCGCCGTGGGCGCCATCCTCGTCGAGGCCGCCCGGCGCTTCACGGCCCCCGCCCCCGTCGAGGGCGGCACCGTCATCTGGGTCGCCGCTGTAGGCATCCTGATCAACGCCGCCACCGCCGCGCTGTTCGCTTCCGGCCGCAAAGGCGACCTGAACCTCCGCGGCGCCTACCAGCACATGCTCGCCGACGCGGCCGTCTCACTCGCCGTGGTGGTGGCCGGCGCACTCATCGCCTGGACGCACTGGGCGTGGCTGGACCCCGTCATCAGCGTGATCGTCGCCCTCGTCATCCTGGCGGGCACCTGGGGACTGCTGCGCGACAGTGTAAACCTCGCCCTGGACGCCGTCCCGGAAGGCATTGACCTGAACGCCGTGCGACAACACCTCCTCACCCTTCCGGGCGTGACAGCCGTGCACGACCTGCACGTGTGGGGCATGAGCACCACCGAAACCGCCCTCACCGCGCACCTGATCATGCCGGGCGGCGCCCCTGACGACGCGTTCTACGCCGCCGCGCAACACGACCTGCACGAGCGTTTCGGCATCGAACACCCGACGCTGCAGGTGGAACGCGGCACCGCCACGTGCCGGTTCACGCCGGACGAAGTGGTCTGA